In Diachasmimorpha longicaudata isolate KC_UGA_2023 chromosome 7, iyDiaLong2, whole genome shotgun sequence, the following proteins share a genomic window:
- the LOC135164249 gene encoding G2/mitotic-specific cyclin-B → MALRNRTALTNIVNQENTKNVKSATNVVSGQTRRAALGEIGNRVNTIRGTSNLVLKAQKKPVVKHEPAIKSDKPVDKPPVHVVKPVQKKEIEPPIEVKQLEQKLTLHDEPKTRFDAFSADLLHIEDIDEADKGNPNLVTAYSNDIYKYLMELERKYPIQSGYLVGQEVTPKMRSVLIDWLVEVHQQFHLLQETLYLTVAVIDRFLQSFKSINRKRLQLVGVAAMFISCKYEEMFAPDVGDFVYITDNAYTKTEILQMELLIVKTLDYSFGRPLPLHFLRRYSKAGRALPVHHTMAKYFLEQSLVHYEMCHYPPSLIAAAAIYLAFFVIGHDDENAKEIWTITLAYHSKYNKEDVLPVVRAIATLIVNADTSKYQAVRKKYVNSKHMKISVRPELKSPTLQLLANSQ, encoded by the exons ATGGCTTTGAGAAATCGGACGGCGTTAACG aacaTTGTAAACCAAGAGAACACCAAGAACGTTAAATCAGCGACAAATGTAGTCTCTGGTCAGACGCGGCGTGCCGCCCTCGGTGAGATAGGTAACCGAGTTAATACAATTCGTGGTACGTCGAATCTAGTGCTTAAGGCACAGAAGAAGCCGGTGGTAAAGCACGAGCCAGCAATAAAAAGTGATAAACCAGTTGATAAGCCACCAGTGCATGTCGTCAAGCCAGTACAGAAGAAAGAGATTGAGCCACCCATTGAGGTGAAACAACTTGAGCAGAAATTAACATTACACGACGAGCCGAAAACCAGATTCGATGCCTTCTCAGCTGATCTTTTGCACATCGAGGACATTGATGAGGCAGACAAGGGAAATCCCAATCTAGTCACTGCCTACAGCAACGATATTTATAAGTATTTGATGGAACTCGAGAGAAAATATCCAATACAATCGGGATATCTGGTTGGGCAGGAGGTCACACCGAAAATGCGAAGTGTTCTCATTGATTGGCTTGTCGAGGTTCATCAGCAGTTTCACTTACTTCAGGAGACGCTGTACCTCACTGTTGCTGTTATCGACAGATTTTTGCAA TCATTCAAATCAATCAACCGAAAACGACTCCAGTTGGTGGGGGTAGCTGCAATGTTCATATCGTGTAAATACGAGGAGATGTTCGCACCAGACGTCGGTGACTTTGTATACATCACCGATAATGCCTACACAAAGACTGAAATACTGCAGATGGAATTGCTGATTGTTAAAACACTGGATTATTCCTTCGGACGACCACTGCCCCTGCACTTCTTGAGACGATACAGCAAAGCTGGACGT GCCCTTCCAGTGCACCACACGATGGCTAAGTACTTCTTGGAGCAGAGCCTGGTGCACTATGAAATGTGCCATTACCCGCCGAGTCTCATTGCAGCAGCTGCAATATATCTTGCCTTCTT TGTCATTGGTCATGATGACGAGAATGCCAAAGAAATATGGACGATCACCCTGGCGTACCACAGTAAATACAATAAGGAAGATGTACTGCCGGTTGTTCGGGCAATTGCCACACTAATTGTGAATGCTGATACGAGCAAGTACCAGGCTGTGAGGAAGAAGTACGTCAATAGCAAACATATGAAGATCAGTGTACGTCCAGAGCTGAAATCGCCCACTCTCCAGCTGCTGGCCAACTCCCAGTGA